The window TCTCGGCATCGGCAAAGTAATTGCCATCGTGGTGGGCGACGGGGATGTGCAGGGTCTCGCCCCTCACAAAGCCGCTGGTGAACATCGTGTCGGTGTTCTCTGCCGTCAGCGCGACGGTGCGGCAGATGAAGCGCTGGCCAGCATTGCGCATCAGCGCGCCGGGCAGCAGGCGCGCTTCGGTGAGCACCTGGAAGCCGTTGCACACGCCGAGCACCGGCACCCCGCGCTCCGCCGCCGCGACAATCGCGCGCATGATCGGGCTTTGTGCGGCCATCGCGCCGGAACGCAGATAGTCGCCATAGGAAAAGCCGCCGGGCAGGGCGATGAGATCAAGCCCGTCAGGCAGATCGGCATCG is drawn from Erythrobacter sp. and contains these coding sequences:
- the purQ gene encoding phosphoribosylformylglycinamidine synthase subunit PurQ, which translates into the protein MAFRAAVITFPGSNCDRDMASALEALSGQKAIRVWHGDADLPDGLDLIALPGGFSYGDYLRSGAMAAQSPIMRAIVAAAERGVPVLGVCNGFQVLTEARLLPGALMRNAGQRFICRTVALTAENTDTMFTSGFVRGETLHIPVAHHDGNYFADAETLDRLEGEGRVAFRYAEAVNGSARDIAGVLSANGRVLGMMPHPERAIEPAAVAALGGADGRRLFENILGALASA